A single genomic interval of Schistocerca americana isolate TAMUIC-IGC-003095 chromosome 2, iqSchAmer2.1, whole genome shotgun sequence harbors:
- the LOC124593802 gene encoding circumsporozoite protein-like, whose translation MLVKEEQPGPCAINEDRKQSHFHVKGWGGGKGAEARGRRQGGGGKGAEARGRRQGGGGKGAEARGRRQGGGGKGAEARGRRQGGGGKGAEARGRRQGGGGKGAEARGRRQGGGGKGAEARGRRQGGGGKGAEARGRRQGGGGKGAEARGRRQGGGGKGAEARGRRQGGGGKGAEARGRRQGGGGKGAEARGRRQGGGGKGAEARGRRQGGGGKGAEARGRRQGGGGKGAEARGRRQGGGGKGAEARGRRQGGGGKGAEARGRRQEKKAREEEMRIK comes from the exons GGGGCGGAGGCAAGGGGGCGGAGGCAAGGGGGCGGAGGCAAGGGGGCGGAGGCAAGGGGGCGGAGGCAAGGGGGCGGAGGCAAGGGGGCGGAGGCAAGGGGGCGGAGGCAAGGGGGCGGAGGCAAGGGGGCGGAGGCAAGGGGGCGGAGGCAAGGGGGCGGAGGCAAGGGGGCGGAGGCAAGGGGGCGGAGGCAAGGGGGCGGAGGCAAGGGGGCGGAGGCAAGGGGGCGGAGGCAAGGGGGCGGAGGCAAGGGGGCGGAGGCAAGGGGGCGGAGGCAAGGGGGCGGAGGCAAGGGGGCGGAGGCAAGGGGGCGGAGGCAAGGGGGCGGAGGCAAGGGGGCGGAGGCAAGGGGGCGGAGGCAAGGGGGCGGAGGCAAGGGGGCGGAGGCAAGGGGGCGGAGGCAAGGGGGCGGAGGCAAGGGGGCGGAGGCAAGGGGGCGGAGGCAAGGGGGCGGAGGCAAGGGGGCGGAGGCAAGGGGGCGGAGGCAAGGGGGCGGAGGCAAGGGGGCGGAGGCAAGGGGGCGGAGGCAAGGGGGCGGAGGCAAGGGGGCGGAGGCAAGGGGGCGGAGGCAAGGGGGCGGAGGCAAGGGGGCGGAGGCAAGGGGGCGGAGGCAAGGGGGCGGAGGCAAGGGGGCGGAGGCAAGGGGGCGGAGGCAAGGGGGCGGAGGCAAGGGGGCGGAGGCAAGGGGGCGGAGGCAAGGGGGCGGAGGCAAGAGAAGAAGGCAAGAGAAGAAG AAATGCGCATCAAATAA